A stretch of the Chitinophaga sp. Cy-1792 genome encodes the following:
- a CDS encoding SusD/RagB family nutrient-binding outer membrane lipoprotein gives MKSTIHLYILRIVVAFIVFVLPVSCNLQGTNVNPNASTQVSVSAVLTGAEVALGFNLGVNAGLIANIYIQQASGANGDAASFDNYTSSTQYFNQTWRGFYGDVLDELKIVKTAATKQQLPYYSGIARVLSVYGYGTLTDLFGDIPYKESLYGNNVTNPAYDKQQDIYSDLQLQLDSAILELSLPSDKNFGALPAADDVIYGGNVSRWVALAYTLKARYALHLSRLGSSAAAQQALNALYDGSRYRGIADNTGDAQVVFGSATTNANPFYQQNANRPGWIGLGASFVNLLNGNAVTDDPTKPEGAFPDPRRAYFATPYPVGSNTYRGSAPGVPGAFSVIGSYYGTATSPVIISSFSEAKFIEAEARYRVNAADPQAQTALELAVKASFARVISNSTDPYATADKQVAYITAKAILKQDATADINTIITQKYIALFLQPEVWTDYRRTGFPAIPLAKNATSADNPNGQIPRRIPYPQNEQSLNRNTPTGSGYQTPALWWDKQ, from the coding sequence ATGAAATCGACCATTCATCTTTATATACTTCGCATAGTAGTTGCTTTTATAGTGTTTGTATTACCGGTTTCCTGCAATCTGCAGGGAACGAATGTTAACCCCAACGCCTCTACGCAGGTATCCGTGAGCGCAGTGCTGACAGGCGCGGAAGTGGCGTTGGGGTTTAATCTTGGTGTAAACGCAGGGTTAATTGCCAACATCTACATACAACAGGCCTCCGGTGCAAACGGTGATGCCGCTTCCTTTGATAACTATACTTCTTCTACCCAGTATTTTAACCAGACATGGAGAGGATTTTATGGAGATGTGCTGGATGAGCTGAAGATTGTGAAGACAGCCGCTACAAAGCAGCAACTGCCTTACTACAGCGGTATTGCAAGAGTGCTCAGCGTTTATGGCTACGGAACCTTGACAGACCTGTTTGGCGATATACCCTATAAGGAATCGTTGTATGGGAATAATGTCACCAATCCGGCATATGACAAGCAACAGGATATATACAGCGACTTGCAGTTGCAGCTGGATTCGGCCATACTGGAGCTTTCGCTGCCTTCAGATAAAAATTTTGGTGCTTTACCGGCAGCTGATGATGTGATCTATGGCGGGAATGTTTCCAGGTGGGTTGCCCTGGCGTATACGCTGAAAGCCAGGTATGCCCTGCATCTGAGCCGGCTGGGAAGCAGTGCGGCAGCACAGCAGGCCCTGAATGCATTGTACGATGGCAGTAGGTATAGAGGTATCGCGGATAACACTGGTGATGCACAGGTAGTATTCGGGTCGGCCACTACCAATGCGAACCCGTTTTATCAGCAGAATGCCAACAGGCCGGGATGGATAGGACTGGGCGCTTCTTTCGTGAATTTGCTGAATGGTAATGCCGTTACAGATGACCCGACGAAGCCGGAAGGCGCTTTTCCAGACCCGCGCCGGGCTTACTTTGCGACGCCTTACCCGGTGGGTAGCAATACCTACAGAGGCAGTGCACCGGGTGTGCCAGGTGCTTTCTCAGTAATCGGCAGCTATTACGGAACGGCTACTTCACCAGTAATTATCAGCAGTTTTTCAGAAGCGAAGTTTATAGAAGCAGAAGCGAGATATAGGGTGAATGCGGCAGATCCACAGGCACAGACAGCACTGGAACTGGCCGTGAAGGCGTCTTTTGCAAGAGTGATCAGTAATAGTACAGATCCATATGCGACTGCTGATAAACAGGTTGCATATATAACGGCAAAGGCTATACTGAAACAGGATGCAACCGCAGATATAAACACGATCATCACCCAAAAATACATTGCCTTGTTTTTACAGCCGGAAGTATGGACAGATTACAGAAGAACAGGATTTCCAGCGATACCACTGGCTAAGAATGCCACCAGTGCTGATAATCCGAACGGACAGATACCAAGAAGAATTCCTTATCCGCAGAATGAGCAATCGCTTAACAGGAATACGCCAACAGGTTCTGGCTATCAAACACCGGCTTTGTGGTGGGACAAACAATAA